CAGATGAGTATATCTGTCATGGATTAAACGGAAATCCACGGCACCATTGTTGATGATATCTGATAAAGGATTGTTTCGGCTAGCAAAGGAAGCTAGCATTTTATGGCATTCTTCATCACTTAAATAACCTTGTTCGTCTTCTTCTGATAACTTGAGCACCTTTTTAATAAGGCGGTGGTTAGACCGAGTTTTGTGGATTCCTCTTAGGAGCAATTCACATGTATTACAAGCCTCCAGACTGGCACCAAAGTATTCAACAAGAAGAGATTGGAGATTCGACGATTTTATGACATCGATCACAGCCTCTTGCCGAGGTTCTAGAAGGAGATCGGAGAGGTTTTGCATATAAAATGGAAGCGGAGATGAAACAGAGGATGACGGGGACGGGGACGGGGACGGGGACGGGGACGGGGACGAGGACGGGAACGAACAATGTGATGATGAAGGTGAAGGTGATGCTTGATTCAAAGAAGATGAAGAATGCTTGTCGTCTAAGGTTGCTTTTGGTGATTTTGTTAGCTCAACTTGAACTTTGCTCCATATTTCCATATACGATTTAGTCCTAAATACTCCCTTGTACTCTTCATTCACATTTAGCTTCCCACATAAGCTACCTTCTTTCTCATCTTTCCTCTTTGATTTTCCTACAAAAACCACAAACACAAATCACATCAGTACCAAATTAAACatctaattgaaaaatcatCTCCGTTATTCAAGAAAATTCAACACGTGAAAGATTCGTTAAGTTCTTACCATGGTTAGAAGAAAACGAAGATTTGAGCTTATTGGACCACGAAACCCTCTTGCTCTTTGAAGAAATAAGATCGTTGTTCATCATTTATgaatcaaaatatatttatttgagAGAAAAAGAGAGTGCTTATTAGTTAACTGGTTAAGTCTATATGGGTATATGAATGTATTGTGATTAAGTTTGAGTTTATATATGTTTTAGGTAgggagagaaagtagagagagaaGGAGAATTAAGTGGGAAGAGAACAAGAAACTCGTTTGGCAGTTGTGTATAAATACTACGAATTTGTTATATTGTGGCTTTGGCAACACGATAACGTCTAGCATACGTGTATTATTCATGACCTATAATTTTGGTGCATGATTCTGTTTTTGTTACTCGTATGTTTTTATTTGTGTAAGGCTTTTGGACAAGCTAAGATGTTTTGTGTAAAGgtatcactataagaaaatgatAGTGGTAGGTACGAGAGATAAAAACTAACATCAACGGTTTTATCCACACGTATGATAAATTTTATCACTAACTCAAAATATCTATCAAAAATCTATAAGGGACAAAAGGATAATCAAAATCTAAAAGTATTATTGATTCATTTTATTGTATGGACAATTTCCATGATCTTTGGGGACCTCATTAAGGGGACATAATCGTGTCTAATCAGGTCTATAAATTTCAATCGGGTCATATAATTTACTCTTTAAAGGGTACATTATTGTAATTAGGTCTAATCGGGTTCAATCAGGTGTAATAAGTTTCATAAGTTTTAATCAGATCAGGTGAAGtctaataagttcatataaatttatgtcTCAGCGGGTGAATAACAAGACGTTCTTATCCTTTTCTAACAAGTACTTGGTATTATAATTTAATCTCAAACAAGAAATGGACTACACCAATATTGAAATGAACTGAACAAGCTTCTATAATATGTACGGAGTATGTAGGATTGAGGTTGGCTCAAGTGGTGAGCTCCCCCTTCTTCCCTAGCATTGTTTATGGTTTGATTCATACCCTAAGCAAATGTTTGGGATTTAAATTGGGGGAGGGGGGGTTAGGAGGGTATAAGGCTAATGGGCCTCTTGGTTCGGGGCCAAAAAAAAATGTACGGAGTACGTACACGCTACACAAATATTTCTTATACTTGTATATACGGAGTACGTAGTAGGGTTAGAACATGAGACCTAACAAAGTAACAAGCTAATCTTAAATTTTACATTATTAGTTGGAGCAATACATTAGTTATTGATATGTTGAAACATGATTATTGGCAATGTTAGTGGATTGTAAGAATGAGATCTTAATGGTTTAATCTGAGAAAATATGATTTGGTATGAATAGTTTAATTTTAATGACGTCGTACAAGCTTGATATTAGGAATATTTGGAATAACAATAACCAATTAACcatataaaaacaaaaaagagaaaatattgaGAAACAGAAAGAGATCGAGAAGTGTAGATTGACAAATATGACAATGGTTGGAATTTACGTGTATAAGAAGAAGTATATTCTGAGGTTCTTAAAAATTGATTAATGTTTGACACACGCCAAGTATAACCATTATTTAGCAACATTACTCTTAAGTCTTAACTAAACACTAAAGCTTTAAGCTTATCCATTGATAATATGTACTACTACTGCTACCTTTTTAACAATACCCGTCCATTCCTTTTAGTTGTTTCAATTAAGGAAATCTTTACAAATTGAACTCAAAGATACATAGGTACCAATACTATAGAACCGATCATGTTCAAGTCATTTTTACGAATTTCAATCCAAAGAAACCTCTCCTTTCTCCCATTGCAGGTTTCATTTGTTTAGTCGTTTCAAGACAAAAATAAGCTacttt
This Spinacia oleracea cultivar Varoflay chromosome 6, BTI_SOV_V1, whole genome shotgun sequence DNA region includes the following protein-coding sequences:
- the LOC110776459 gene encoding UPF0496 protein At1g20180, which produces MMNNDLISSKSKRVSWSNKLKSSFSSNHGKSKRKDEKEGSLCGKLNVNEEYKGVFRTKSYMEIWSKVQVELTKSPKATLDDKHSSSSLNQASPSPSSSHCSFPSSSPSPSPSPSPSPSSSVSSPLPFYMQNLSDLLLEPRQEAVIDVIKSSNLQSLLVEYFGASLEACNTCELLLRGIHKTRSNHRLIKKVLKLSEEDEQGYLSDEECHKMLASFASRNNPLSDIINNGAVDFRLIHDRYTHLLRKLNLKKRKIKRKEKFTRFYKKTAGYGFVITYTVLAVALLALAMHTVVGILGAPGLLLPFSTGMIMDKVKGGGSLKTNFLKHLGSQLDVAARGIYTFINDFDTVGRLVTRVHDEVEHKRQIAEMCVRNGKNHQVIKEALRNMQMHQQGFQEELDELEQHIYLCFLTINRSRRLVLQQILAPLT